In Apium graveolens cultivar Ventura chromosome 10, ASM990537v1, whole genome shotgun sequence, the following are encoded in one genomic region:
- the LOC141692555 gene encoding 26S proteasome regulatory subunit 6B homolog has product MAALAVALVVDSKPVKTDAEEDPYMLLKSVERRLELIEIREEYVKDEHNNLERERVRAEEELKRIRSVPLEIGQFMEMIDQNNGIVGSPTGFNYYVRVLSTVDRELLKPSGSVALHRHSNALVDVLPPEGDASVSLVSQSEKPDVSYADIGGCDIQKQEIHEAIELPLTHHELYKQIGVDPPRGVLLYGPPGTGKTMLAKAVANHTTAAFIRVVGSEFVQKYLGEGPRMVRDVFRLAKENAPAIIFIDEVDAIATARFDAQTGADREVQRILMELLNQMDGFDQTVNVKVLMATNRADTLDPALLRPGRLDRKIEFPLPDRRQKRLVFQVCTAKMNLGDEVDLEDYVSRPDKISAAEIAAICQEAGMHAVRKNRYVILPKDFEKGYRTHVKKPYTFYK; this is encoded by the exons ATGGCCGCACTAGCAGTAGCTTTGGTTGTTGACTCGAAACCGGTTAAGACCGACGCAGAAGAAGATCCGTACATGCTGCTGAAATCTGTAGAACGCCGGCTAGAATTAATTGAAATTCGGGAGGAGTACGTGAAAGACGAGCATAACAATCTAGAGCGTGAACGTGTAAGAGCTGAGGAAGAATTGAAAAGAATCCGATCAGTGCCGCTTGAAATAGGCCAATTCATGGAGATGATTGATCAGAACAATGGCATTGTTGGTTCCCCTACTGGTTTCAATTACTATGTTAGAGTTTTGAGTACTGTTGATCGTGAATTACTTAAGCCTTCGGGTTCTGTTGCGTTGCATCGACACTCGAATGCTCTCGTGGATGTTTTACCGCCTGAGGGTGATGCGAGTGTTTCTCTTGTTAGCCAGTCTGAGAAACCTGATGTTTCTTATGCT GATATTGGAGGCTGCGACATTCAGAAGCAGGAAATTCATGAAGCTATCGAGTTGCCCTTGACTCACCATGAATTGTACAAACAGATTGGTGTCGACCCTCCTCGTGGAGTGTTGCTCTATGGCCCTCCAGGCACCGGTAAAACAATGCTTGCCAAAGCTGTTGCCAATCATACAACTGCAGCCTTCATTAGGGTGGTTGGATCGGAATTTGTTCAAAAGTACTTGGGTGAG GGGCCGCGAATGGTCCGTGATGTTTTTCGTCTTGCCAAAGAAAATGCTCCAGCAATTATTTTCATTGATGAGGTAGATGCCATAGCAACTGCTAGGTTTGATGCTCAGACTGGAGCTGATAGAGAAGTTCAGCGGATTCTCATGGAACTTTTAAACCAG ATGGATGGTTTTGATCAAACAGTGAATGTGAAAGTTCTCATGGCAACTAATCGAGCTGACACATTGGATCCTGCTCTTCTGCGTCCAGGGCGGCTGGACCGGAAAATAGAGTTTCCTTTGCCAGATAGAAGACAAAAAAGACTTGTTTTTCAA GTTTGCACAGCTAAAATGAACTTGGGTGATGAGGTTGATTTGGAGGACTACGTTTCTCGGCCAGATAAGATTAGTGCTGCCGAG ATTGCAGCTATTTGTCAAGAAGCGGGAATGCATGCTGTCCGCAAGAACCGATATGTCATACTTCCTAAGGATTTTGAGAAGGGGTACAGAACCCATGTGAAGAAACCCTACACATTCTACAAGTGA